A window of Borreliella garinii genomic DNA:
TTAAGATATTAAACGTATTATTCAAATTAATTATTTTAATTAATTAATTTGCACTTAATAAAAAGGGGAAAATTATGTCAACATCATCCGCATCTATATCTATATTTACAATATTGCAAAAAGTAGGAAAAGCCTTCATGCTTCCTATAGCACTTTTACCAGCAGCTGGAATTTTATTGGGAATCGGAGGCGCATTTACTAATGAGACAATGATTCAGGCTTATGGATTAGAAGAAATCCTTGGAAAAGGAAGTGTAGCAAACTCAATACTTTATCTTATGAAATATACAGGAGAAGTAATTTTTGCTAACTTACCTTTAATGTTTGCAGCAGCAATTCCAATCGGACTTGCTAAAGTAGAAAAAGGAACAGCTGCTTTAGCAGGAGTAGTCGGCTTTTTAGTTATGCATCAAACTATAAATGGAATCTTGTACATACAAGGAATCACACCAGAAAGTGCAAGCTTAAAAGCACTATTGGAATTAGGAATGCCTGAAACAGCTGCAACTGCCAAAAGTCAGGAATATACAAGTGTACTTGGAATATTCTCTCTTCAAATGAGCGTAATGGGAGGACTTATAGCAGGATTTGTTGCTGTCTTTCTTCATAACAGATTCTATAATATTCAATTACCCACATTTTTAGCATTTTTTGGAGGCACAAGATTTGTGCCAATCGTAACCACAATGACAATGTTTATTGTAGGAATATTTTTAACATTTATTTGGCCTTTTATCCAAGGTGCAATGACTTCGTTTGGAAGCATTGTAGAACAATCCGGGCTTTTTGGAACATTTGCATATGGAGCAATAAAAAGGTCTTTAATTCCATTTGGACTTCACCATATATTTTATTTGCCATTTTGGCAAACAGCTGTTGGTGGGGCAATGGAAATAAATGGAGAACTCATATCAGGAGCACAAAATATATTTTTCAAACAACTTGCAGATCCCAATACTATACATTTTGAAGTTGCAAAGGGAACAAGGTTTTTTAGCGGAGAATTTGTTGTTATGATTTTTGGACTACCTGGGGCTGCACTTGCTATGTACCATACATCAAAGCCTGAAAATAAAAAAAACGTAGCTTCATTGCTAATATCTGCTAGCTTTACATCAATGTTAACAGGAATTACAGAACCTCTTGAATTTGCATTCCTTTTCGCAGCACCAGCACTTTATTACTTTATATATGTTCCTCTTTTTGGATTGGCATATCTTTTAACACATCTCTTAAACGTAGGAGTTGGACTAACATTTTCTGGAGGATTTATAGATATGTTTCTATTTGGAATACTTCAGGGGAATAGTAAAACAAATTGGATAGCAATTCCTATCTTAGGAATCTTCTACTTTATTGGATTTTACTTTATATTTAAATTTGCAATCATGAAATTCAATCTTAAAACAATAGGAAGAGAAGATGAAGAAATGGAAAAAGATGAAATAAGTTTGGAAAAAACAAATTTATCAGAAACTGCTTCAAAGGTATTAGAGGGTCTTGGAGGAAAAGATAATATTACATATATTGACGCATGTGCATCAAGACTAAGAGTTAATCTAAAACAAATAGAATTAATCAAATCAGATGCCTATTTCAAACATCTGGGTGCTAGTGGAATATTAAAAAAAGGGAATAGTGTCCAAATTGTATTTGGAGGATTATCCGATAACATAAAAATGGAAATCGACAAGCTTATGTAAAATTTTTAAAAAAATATAAAAACAACTAATCCAATAGGAAAATTTTAAAATTTTCCTATTGGATAGATTTTATACAAAGAGGCAATAATGTATAAACAACAAT
This region includes:
- a CDS encoding PTS transporter subunit EIIC, with product MSTSSASISIFTILQKVGKAFMLPIALLPAAGILLGIGGAFTNETMIQAYGLEEILGKGSVANSILYLMKYTGEVIFANLPLMFAAAIPIGLAKVEKGTAALAGVVGFLVMHQTINGILYIQGITPESASLKALLELGMPETAATAKSQEYTSVLGIFSLQMSVMGGLIAGFVAVFLHNRFYNIQLPTFLAFFGGTRFVPIVTTMTMFIVGIFLTFIWPFIQGAMTSFGSIVEQSGLFGTFAYGAIKRSLIPFGLHHIFYLPFWQTAVGGAMEINGELISGAQNIFFKQLADPNTIHFEVAKGTRFFSGEFVVMIFGLPGAALAMYHTSKPENKKNVASLLISASFTSMLTGITEPLEFAFLFAAPALYYFIYVPLFGLAYLLTHLLNVGVGLTFSGGFIDMFLFGILQGNSKTNWIAIPILGIFYFIGFYFIFKFAIMKFNLKTIGREDEEMEKDEISLEKTNLSETASKVLEGLGGKDNITYIDACASRLRVNLKQIELIKSDAYFKHLGASGILKKGNSVQIVFGGLSDNIKMEIDKLM